A single window of Tetrapisispora phaffii CBS 4417 chromosome 16, complete genome DNA harbors:
- the RPN11 gene encoding proteasome regulatory particle lid subunit RPN11 (similar to Saccharomyces cerevisiae RPN11 (YFR004W); ancestral locus Anc_8.96), translating into MERLQRLMMNSKAGAPDANRDDTQETVYISSIALLKMLKHGRAGVPMEVMGLMLGEFVDDYTVNVVDVFAMPQSGTGVSVEAVDDVFQAKMMDMLKQTGRDQMVVGWYHSHPGFGCWLSSVDVNTQKSFEQLNSRAVAVVVDPIQSVKGNVVIDAFRLIDTGVLLNNQEPRQTTSNAGLLNKANIQALIHGLNRHYYSLNIDYHKTSSETSMLMNLHKKQWQTGLKMNDYEEKENSNLEVTKKMVNIAREYSKRIEEEKELTEEDLKTRYVGKQDPKKHLTEASDKLLEENIVSVLTSSVNAASIK; encoded by the coding sequence ATGGAAAGATTACAGAGATTAATGATGAACAGTAAGGCTGGCGCCCCTGATGCGAACCGTGATGATACACAAGAAACGgtttatatttcttcaattgcaTTGTTAAAGATGTTGAAGCATGGTAGAGCTGGTGTACCAATGGAAGTAATGGGTTTAATGCTTGGTGAGTTTGTGGATGATTATACAGTTAATGTCGTTGACGTGTTTGCAATGCCTCAATCTGGTACTGGTGTTTCTGTTGAGGCTGTCGATGATGTTTTTCAAGCAAAAATGATGGATATGTTAAAGCAAACTGGTAGGGACCAAATGGTGGTGGGATGGTACCATTCACATCCAGGTTTTGGATGTTGGTTATCTTCAGTTGATGTTAACACACAAAAATCATTTGAGCAATTAAATAGCAGAGCTGTTGCAGTGGTTGTCGATCCAATACAATCGGTGAAAGGTAACGTCGTTATTGATGCATTTAGATTGATCGATACAGgtgttttattaaataatcaaGAACCAAGACAAACGACATCCAATGCAGGTCTATTGAATAAAGCTAATATCCAAGCCCTAATACATGGTTTAAACAgacattattattcattaaatatagaTTATCATAAAACTTCATCTGAGACAAGTatgttaatgaatttacATAAGAAACAATGGCAAACAggtttaaaaatgaatgattatgaagaaaaagaaaattctAATTTGGAAGTTACAAAGAAGATGGTAAATATTGCACGCGAGTACTCCAAGAGaatagaagaagaaaaagaattaacagaagaagatttaaaGACTCGTTATGTTGGTAAACAAGATCCAAAGAAGCACTTAACCGAAGCTTCTGATAAACtattagaagaaaacaTTGTTTCTGTTTTAACGTCAAGCGTCAATGCTGCctcaattaaataa
- the SAD1 gene encoding mRNA splicing protein SAD1 (similar to Saccharomyces cerevisiae SAD1 (YFR005C); ancestral locus Anc_8.97), with protein sequence MSSLKRMLDYESESGSESEDEPAFNHKKRYLNEDSPIEDKYSISPLLRSINKKKLDFDAERICSITATNVNVYCCLVCGKYFKGRNEGSPAFLHSIGENHNIFINMTNLKLFNLPANIPLEDAVTLNLTEQKIIDDIKYAINPQFTLESIKDFPIICKDVDNEEYLNGFVGISYNANASNDSIASIVMMLTHMDDIRDYFLLDKNLTNDTPFETKLRLLMKRIWSPKLFKSHVAMNELLSFILIDPSFSNRNINDPRLLLLSLINSNINISKPLKDIIDTNIRGQVLVTSEKSVANSKESKIKKTIMPFSLLSLDLPDVPVFKDGMDTNALPQIKLSEMLMKFNGITEHIQSKELKKKFKLESLPRYLILHFNRFDSKTNTPVKDRNQTLVEFPTLMELKKTKYRLISNLVHEASQSITSNSSSHSHFLTVSDKDHVSKWKMILLNSKDNIWYEVDRTDIPKKERELLFLNEIYMQVWEKLD encoded by the coding sequence ATGAGTTCATTGAAAAGAATGTTGGATTATGAGAGTGAAAGCGGTTCTGAAAGTGAAGATGAACCAGCTTTCAATCATAAGAAGAGATATTTGAATGAAGACTCTCCAATTGAGGATAAATATAGTATATCGCCGCTTCTTCGAAGcataaacaaaaagaaattagaCTTCGATGCAGAAAGAATATGTTCTATAACTGCAACAAATGTAAATGTATATTGTTGTTTAGTATGTGGGAAGTATTTTAAAGGTCGAAATGAAGGTAGTCCAGCATTTTTGCATTCAATTGGAGAAAAccataatatttttatcaatatgACTAATTTAAAGTTATTTAATCTGCCAGCGAATATACCATTGGAAGATGCTGTTACGTTAAATCTTACAGAACagaaaattattgatgATATCAAATACGCTATAAATCCACAGTTCACATTGGAGAGTATCAAAGACTTCCCAATAATATGCAAAGATGTAGATAATGAAGAATACTTAAACGGTTTTGTAGGCATTAGTTACAATGCTAATGCGTCAAATGACAGCATTGCATCAATTGTAATGATGCTGACTCATATGGACGATATAAGGgattattttcttttggaTAAAAATCTAACAAATGATACACCTTTTGAAACTAAATTACGGCttttaatgaaaagaaTTTGGTCACCAAAGTTGTTTAAATCACATGTTGCCATGAATGAATTACTGTCATTTATCTTGATTGACCCAAGTTTTTCAAATAGGAATATCAACGATCCAAGACTACTTCTCTTATCATTGATTAAttctaatattaatatttcgAAACCATTGAAAGATATTATTGACACAAATATAAGAGGTCAGGTTTTAGTAACAAGTGAGAAATCGGTTGCAAACTCGAAAGAAAGTAAGATCAAAAAGACAATAATGCCTTTTTCGCTACTGTCACTTGATTTACCAGATGTTCCAGTATTTAAGGATGGGATGGATACTAATGCCTTACCACAAATCAAATTAAGTGAAATGTTGATGAAATTCAATGGTATTACAGAACATATACAGAGCAAAGaactgaagaagaaatttaaattgGAATCTTTACCAAGATACCTCATATTGCATTTTAATAGATTTGATAGTAAAACAAATACACCCGTAAAGGATAGGAATCAAACGTTAGTAGAGTTTCCAACATTGATggaattgaagaaaactaAATATAGATTGATTTCTAACCTTGTACATGAGGCATCACAAAGTATTACTTCAAACTCGAGTTCTCATAGTCATTTTTTAACTGTATCAGATAAAGATCATGTAAGCAAATGGAAAATGATTCTGCTGAATAGCAAAGATAATATATGGTATGAAGTTGATAGAACTGATATTCCAAAAAAAGAGAGAgaactattatttttaaatgaaatttatatGCAAGTTTGGGAGAAATTggattaa